In the Elizabethkingia bruuniana genome, GCTATAAGAACATCAATCGAAAAACTTAGAATTGTTGTTTCTTCAGATGAAAAAGGAAATAGCGTTTGCCACTTAGAAGGAGGAAGCTATAGCGAAGCTTCAATATTTATATTAACTTTACAAGAGCTTCTGTCAAAGATTGATAATCCCAGATATTTACTAAAGACCAAAGGAATTCTTTTCTTGAAAAACAGTATTAACTATTATCCGGTTCCTGATATTTTTGGGAGAAATAAAAAAAGCGCAGAATTATTTGCTAGAAACTGGATTGAAGAATCAGGAGCAGCCAGCTTGGTGTTCACAAGGACAATAGAAGGCAGGAAGCTGTTATTAGCTTTGAGATTTAAAGCATTAATCAGGAAAAATAAACATATAGAGCATATCCATAAATGGATAAGATAATCCAATAACAAAAATTATGAACGAATTCGTAATATCAGAAATTAAAAACAATATCGCAGAAATTACTTTTGGAACAGCGAAAAGCAATTCACTGCCTGGTGCTATTTTGGAAAAACTGGCTCAGACTATTTTAGAAGAAGGTGTAAAGAAAGAAGTAAAAGCAATCCTTATAAAAAGCGCCGGAGAAAAAGCTTTTTGTGCAGGGGCTAGTTTCGACGAGCTTCTCGCCATTGATGAGCTTGAGACTTCTAAGAAGTTTTTTGGAGGTTTCGCCAAGGTACTCAATGCAATGAGGAATTGTGGGAAAATAGTTGTTGTAAGAGTACAGGGGAAAACAACTGGTGGTGGAGTAGGAATTGCCTGTGGAGCAGATTATTGTTTTGCAACCAAAGAAGCTGCCCTTGCACTTACTGAAATTAACCTGGGAATAGGTCCGTTTGTAATAGGCCCATATGTGGAAAGAAAAATCGGAAAATCACAGTTTTCGGCAATGGCAATAGATGCAGAATTTAGATCTGCAGAATGGGCAGAGCAGCATAATATTTACCATTCAGTATCTGAAAATATTGCTGAAATGGATGCAAAGCTTGAGAATTTTCTTCAGAAGCTTTCCACCAGAAGCGATGAAGCATTAGCATTGATTAAGAAAGTTTCCTGGGATGGTACAGATTATTTTAATATACTAATGCCGGACAGAATTCATATGAGTGCCAGCCTTATTTTAGAAGATTCAGCTAAAAAAAATATCGAGGCAATTAAAGAACGCCTGAGAGCAAAATAGATTATAGCCTTGTCAAGGTTAATTTTGGTATTGTACTAACCTTGACAAGGTTTTCAGTTTCAATTAGAATGATAATTTAAGATTCATACAAACGGTCTTTTTTTGTTGATAATTATCTTTATAACTAAGCCTTTAACAGATTAATTGAAACTGTAGCCAGATCCGAGTCAGGAAACTTTCTCGAAAATTCCGGACTAATGCTTAATCCTGTTTCTGTGCATACTTTTCTGAAAACATCAACTTCAAGAATGTACTGATCTGAGAACCCATGAGTAGTTTCATAAGCCGTTGCAGCAGTCTTGCCCAGATTATTTTTGGTAAGTTCTGGATTTAGGGAATGGAGTTCGATTATGAGTAATCCATTTTTCTTAATATAAGGAAGCCAAAGCTCCAGATGTTCCTTCAGGCTTTCTTCTACAATATTGTTAGAGAGTCTTTCACCACGAAAGGCAAATGCTCCGGTTGAAGTACTTATTCTTGCCGGGTTTTTATTTTCCGGAGTTTTCCATACCCGGTTATGGTCCAGAAAGGTTCTAATATTCAATAAATCTGAAAGTTCAATCTCATAGCTTTCTCTAAGATCCCCTGCCAACTTCTCTGGATTTCCGATATCACCCCAGATTACTTTTGCCCAAATATCATTGTTGATGAGGTTAGCACGGGTTGCTTTCAGTGCTGCCGGATTATAATCTGCTCCTACTAAAAATAAAGGATGTTCTTCCAGCATTTTTCCGCGCAAGGTCTGTCTTTCTATTGTTTCGAAAATATGCTGAATAAAGGCACCATTACCACAACCCATATCCAATATACCTTTGGGCTGTAAATGAATAGGCTGATTGAAAATCTGAATAATAAAATCATTGGCTACTTTAAAATAATTAGAGTGCGCACCTCCGCTTCCCCAGACATTCATAGCACGGTCCACGTGTATTTCATCATCGCCTTCTGCTATTTCCCGTATTTTGTGAGCATCTCCAAATAATAATTCATCTAATCTGTTCAGCATCGGCAGATAAGATACAGTTACTCCATATGAAGCAGCCCGTTTAGCATAATAAACACCAGTTTCTGTAAATTTATAATTGCTTCCATTTTTTCTAAACCACCCCAAATGAGTAAGGAAGTCCAGAATAACTTCAAAATTTTCTGCTTTTTTATGAAATTCAGCCGCCTGAAAGGAAGTTTCCATAAAATATTTATGAAACATACCTGTCATCCCCAGATATACAATTACAGGGCCTATAATACAGCCTTCAATATGTTTTAATATTTGCTCCTGAATACCTTTCTCCTCAGGATTATCAGAAATTTCAAGATCAAAGTTACTCTTAATAGCTGCAGCAAGAAGACTAAATTCTTCTATAAATGAAGTTTCCAAAATTTGATTTCTAATATCTGTAGATTTTTTCAGAAAGGGAATAATCTTGTCATACAGAAAAGAGAGTTTCTTTAATAGCAAGGTATTACTGTTTGCTCTAACAGAGACTGTATTCTTGTTATTATCTGTATTATAAATAATAAATCCCTGTGAACCCAATGTATGCAAGGCAACATTCAGATAACCTTCATTAGCTTTAAATTGTTCTGTAAGATCGGAAAGATTAATTGTTTCTTTTTCTAATATATGGTCGATAATACCTTTCTGATTTAGTGATACAGCTACAGGAGCAGTAACAATACCATCTAAATGTCTGAAGATGGATGATCTTAGAATTTCCTTATTCATTCTGTGTTGTTTAGCTTCCTAAAGTTAATGATTTGAGAAATTGGTTTTGAACAATACTAAAAATTTAAAAAAATATTTTTGCAATTAAAAATAAATTGTAGCTTTGTAATTCAAAGTTCTTTATATGGATCAAAATTATCATAAAGATTTGTCTCATATCCGTCATATGATGGAGCGCTCTACACGTTTTCTGTCACTTAGTGGTATGTCCGGAATAGTAGCCGGAGTTATTGCTTTATTGGGAGCGGCCTACGCTTATAATTATTTAGGTGCTACCGGACTTGATTACGAAGGAAGAAGCTTGCATACAATAGAAGATAAGGTTACCCATCTTATTATTGT is a window encoding:
- a CDS encoding enoyl-CoA hydratase/isomerase family protein, with product MNEFVISEIKNNIAEITFGTAKSNSLPGAILEKLAQTILEEGVKKEVKAILIKSAGEKAFCAGASFDELLAIDELETSKKFFGGFAKVLNAMRNCGKIVVVRVQGKTTGGGVGIACGADYCFATKEAALALTEINLGIGPFVIGPYVERKIGKSQFSAMAIDAEFRSAEWAEQHNIYHSVSENIAEMDAKLENFLQKLSTRSDEALALIKKVSWDGTDYFNILMPDRIHMSASLILEDSAKKNIEAIKERLRAK
- a CDS encoding class I SAM-dependent methyltransferase, whose product is MNKEILRSSIFRHLDGIVTAPVAVSLNQKGIIDHILEKETINLSDLTEQFKANEGYLNVALHTLGSQGFIIYNTDNNKNTVSVRANSNTLLLKKLSFLYDKIIPFLKKSTDIRNQILETSFIEEFSLLAAAIKSNFDLEISDNPEEKGIQEQILKHIEGCIIGPVIVYLGMTGMFHKYFMETSFQAAEFHKKAENFEVILDFLTHLGWFRKNGSNYKFTETGVYYAKRAASYGVTVSYLPMLNRLDELLFGDAHKIREIAEGDDEIHVDRAMNVWGSGGAHSNYFKVANDFIIQIFNQPIHLQPKGILDMGCGNGAFIQHIFETIERQTLRGKMLEEHPLFLVGADYNPAALKATRANLINNDIWAKVIWGDIGNPEKLAGDLRESYEIELSDLLNIRTFLDHNRVWKTPENKNPARISTSTGAFAFRGERLSNNIVEESLKEHLELWLPYIKKNGLLIIELHSLNPELTKNNLGKTAATAYETTHGFSDQYILEVDVFRKVCTETGLSISPEFSRKFPDSDLATVSINLLKA